The following proteins are encoded in a genomic region of Nocardioides renjunii:
- a CDS encoding rhomboid family intramembrane serine protease: MTQPSDGPAATGVPTCYRHPGRETWIRCQRCDRPICPDCMRDAAVGFQCPDCVKEAAKGSRQNRALYGGERSADPRLTSYVLIAINALVWLAITATGGSGSRLTALLALSPRGRCELTDGSGRYYPSVGDAELCSTLPITGWQSGVSDGAWWQMVTSMFTHVDVWHIALNMMALYILGPALERIMGRARFLLVYLVGGLAGSVMVLWLSDPTGYTLGASGAIYALLGGLLVTFRKARLDTSWLMQNLALGVVITVVGWRYISWQGHLGGLLGGMAVAAIIAYAPKAHRSLFQWGGTALLTVVLLALAVVRVGALG, translated from the coding sequence ATGACCCAGCCGTCCGACGGCCCGGCCGCGACCGGGGTGCCCACCTGCTACCGGCACCCCGGTCGCGAGACCTGGATCCGCTGCCAGCGCTGCGACCGGCCGATCTGCCCCGACTGCATGCGCGACGCCGCCGTGGGCTTCCAGTGCCCCGACTGCGTCAAGGAGGCCGCCAAGGGCTCGCGCCAGAACCGCGCGCTCTACGGCGGCGAGCGCAGCGCCGACCCGCGCCTGACGTCGTACGTCCTCATCGCGATCAACGCGCTGGTCTGGCTGGCGATCACGGCGACCGGCGGCAGCGGCTCGCGGCTGACCGCGCTGCTGGCGCTCAGCCCGCGCGGCCGGTGCGAGCTCACGGACGGGTCGGGTCGCTACTACCCCTCCGTCGGCGATGCGGAGCTGTGCTCCACCCTGCCGATCACCGGCTGGCAGTCCGGCGTCTCCGACGGCGCCTGGTGGCAGATGGTCACCAGCATGTTCACCCACGTGGACGTGTGGCACATCGCGCTCAACATGATGGCGCTCTACATCCTCGGCCCGGCGCTGGAGCGGATCATGGGACGGGCGCGCTTCCTGCTCGTCTACCTCGTCGGGGGACTGGCCGGCAGCGTCATGGTGCTCTGGCTCTCCGACCCGACCGGCTACACCCTCGGCGCCTCGGGAGCGATCTACGCCCTGCTGGGCGGCCTGCTCGTGACGTTCCGCAAGGCCCGCCTCGACACCTCGTGGCTCATGCAGAACCTCGCCCTCGGTGTCGTGATCACCGTCGTCGGATGGCGCTACATCTCCTGGCAGGGTCACCTCGGCGGGCTGCTCGGCGGGATGGCGGTCGCGGCGATCATCGCGTACGCCCCGAAGGCCCACCGCTCGCTGTTCCAGTGGGGCGGCACCGCACTGCTGACGGTCGTGCTGCTCGCGCTTGCCGTCGTACGCGTGGGCGCGCTGGGCTGA
- a CDS encoding cell division protein CrgA, which translates to MTGVATRQTLRRPGRSWDSGGMTTTLTPRRAPRRLATGAAERRRTSRRATGAAVSKSQTVTPDARSTLFTVRFMIALLLMVAGIAWLVFYYVQGRGNPLAVPPVPGSPKAVSDLGDWNYAIGFGLLMLGLIVSAHPSTPLGRGRGVVVGMLACFLIGLIWICTFYVFSDDLSNLWVFNDLGQWNLVVGIAFMAVGFSFATKWE; encoded by the coding sequence ATGACCGGCGTCGCCACGCGCCAGACGCTGCGGCGTCCGGGGCGATCGTGGGACTCAGGGGGCATGACGACTACGCTAACCCCCCGTCGGGCGCCGCGCCGCCTTGCGACCGGTGCCGCCGAGCGCCGGAGAACCTCCCGCCGAGCCACAGGAGCAGCAGTGTCGAAGTCCCAGACGGTCACCCCCGACGCGAGGAGCACGCTCTTCACCGTCAGGTTCATGATCGCCCTGCTGCTCATGGTGGCCGGCATCGCCTGGCTGGTCTTCTACTACGTCCAGGGCCGCGGCAACCCGCTGGCGGTCCCGCCGGTCCCCGGCAGCCCGAAGGCCGTCTCCGACCTCGGCGACTGGAACTACGCCATCGGCTTCGGCCTGCTCATGTTGGGTCTGATCGTGTCCGCCCACCCCTCCACCCCGCTGGGCCGCGGCCGCGGCGTCGTGGTGGGCATGCTGGCCTGCTTCCTGATCGGCCTGATCTGGATCTGCACCTTCTACGTCTTCTCCGACGACCTCTCCAACCTGTGGGTCTTCAACGACCTCGGGCAGTGGAACCTCGTCGTCGGCATCGCCTTCATGGCGGTGGGCTTCAGCTTTGCCACCAAGTGGGAGTAG
- a CDS encoding DUF881 domain-containing protein, with protein sequence MPPESHDRPGRRSVWRVATPVIVLVSGVLFGVSAQQSDGLDLRAGRLTDLASVVRAERDEAGDLTAQAAALNAEVEALSAQLGDRSVGRVQDEIATIVDPAGLTDMAGPAVQVTLDDAPLEARLAYEGEPNDLVVHQQDIQAVANAMWNAGAAAVTIQGQRLISTTGIKCEGNQVTLNGLPYSPPYVIVGIGDPDAIQAELTTDPILATYRDYTLVPGGGVSWDMTPLETATAPSYTGLLDLTYATPIPE encoded by the coding sequence ATGCCCCCTGAGTCCCACGATCGCCCCGGACGCCGCAGCGTCTGGCGCGTGGCGACGCCGGTCATCGTGCTGGTCAGCGGGGTGCTCTTCGGCGTCAGCGCCCAGCAGAGCGACGGCCTCGACCTCCGGGCCGGGCGGCTGACCGACCTCGCGTCGGTGGTGCGTGCCGAGCGCGACGAGGCCGGTGACCTCACCGCGCAGGCCGCTGCGCTCAACGCGGAGGTCGAGGCGCTCAGCGCCCAGCTCGGGGACCGCTCCGTCGGCCGGGTGCAGGACGAGATCGCGACCATCGTCGACCCCGCGGGCCTCACCGACATGGCCGGCCCGGCCGTGCAGGTGACCCTCGACGACGCCCCGCTCGAGGCCCGCCTGGCCTACGAGGGGGAGCCCAACGACCTCGTCGTGCACCAGCAGGACATCCAGGCCGTCGCCAACGCCATGTGGAACGCCGGCGCGGCGGCCGTCACCATCCAGGGCCAGCGACTCATCTCGACGACCGGCATCAAGTGCGAGGGCAACCAGGTGACGCTCAACGGGCTGCCGTACTCCCCGCCCTACGTCATCGTCGGCATCGGCGACCCGGACGCCATCCAGGCCGAGCTCACCACCGACCCGATCCTCGCGACCTACCGCGACTACACGCTCGTGCCGGGCGGCGGCGTCTCGTGGGACATGACCCCGCTCGAGACGGCGACGGCCCCGTCCTACACCGGCCTGCTCGACCTCACCTACGCGACGCCGATCCCGGAGTAG
- the pknB gene encoding Stk1 family PASTA domain-containing Ser/Thr kinase, with amino-acid sequence MTQSDPTLIGGRYELGELLGRGGMAEVRKGKDLRLGRTVAVKRLRTDLASDATFQARFRREAQSSASLNHPAIVSTYDTGEEMATDGSGVAQPYIVMECVEGRTLRDILREGRKILPERALEITAGVLSALDYSHRAGIIHRDIKPGNVMLTPTGDVKVMDFGIARAISDASSTMTQTAAVVGTAQYLSPEQARGETVDSRSDVYSTGCMLYELLTGRPPFVGDSPVAVAYQHVREQAAPPSDLDDQLDPEIDAIVMKSLAKRVEDRYQSSAAMKADIERYLSGHPIQAPAVVPAAETAYVAAVPPADATTTMTSGPPPREPQESRGRTAWWILGGLLAVLLLGAGAWALNGLLFEDSPERLPVPNLVGLTEQEARLKIVDAGLRVGEVDREPSETVEADLVISQDPNRDVFADPDSSVDFVLSLGRPEVEVPYVVGTLRKDARAAMIEQGLKVRFEEEDSDEPRNQVLSTAPPAGTSVADGTTITIVYSDGPAQVPDVRGLRQGEAERTIREAGFVPDVRVDAASVEPRGTVVDQIPVGGTADQGSTVTIFVSAFVEPTETPTETPTTPTETPTETPTTPTETPTLPTETPTTPTPPRVAPGTTPGSASRR; translated from the coding sequence ATGACGCAGTCCGATCCGACGCTGATCGGCGGCCGCTACGAGCTCGGGGAGCTGCTCGGCCGGGGCGGGATGGCGGAGGTCCGCAAGGGCAAGGACCTGCGCCTCGGGCGCACCGTGGCGGTCAAGCGGCTGCGCACCGACCTCGCGAGCGACGCCACCTTCCAGGCCCGGTTCCGCCGCGAGGCCCAGTCCTCGGCGTCGCTCAACCACCCCGCCATCGTGTCGACCTACGACACCGGTGAGGAGATGGCCACCGACGGGTCCGGCGTCGCCCAGCCCTACATCGTCATGGAGTGCGTCGAGGGCCGCACGCTGCGCGACATCCTCCGCGAGGGCCGCAAGATCCTGCCCGAGCGCGCCCTGGAGATCACCGCCGGCGTCCTGTCCGCGCTCGACTACAGCCACCGCGCCGGGATCATCCACCGCGACATCAAGCCCGGCAACGTGATGCTCACGCCGACGGGCGACGTCAAGGTCATGGACTTCGGCATCGCGCGCGCCATCTCCGACGCGTCCTCCACGATGACGCAGACCGCGGCCGTCGTCGGCACCGCGCAGTACCTCTCCCCCGAGCAGGCCCGCGGCGAGACCGTGGACTCCCGCTCCGACGTCTACTCGACCGGCTGCATGCTCTACGAGCTGCTGACCGGCCGGCCGCCCTTCGTCGGCGACAGCCCGGTCGCCGTGGCCTACCAGCACGTGCGCGAGCAGGCCGCCCCGCCGTCCGACCTCGACGACCAGCTCGACCCCGAGATCGACGCGATCGTGATGAAGTCCCTCGCCAAGCGCGTCGAGGACCGCTACCAGAGCTCGGCAGCCATGAAGGCCGACATCGAGCGCTACCTCTCCGGCCACCCGATCCAGGCGCCGGCGGTCGTGCCGGCGGCGGAGACGGCGTACGTCGCCGCGGTCCCGCCGGCCGACGCGACCACGACGATGACCTCCGGCCCGCCGCCGCGCGAGCCGCAGGAGTCGCGCGGTCGTACGGCCTGGTGGATCCTCGGCGGACTGCTGGCCGTGCTGCTGCTCGGCGCGGGCGCGTGGGCGCTCAACGGGCTACTGTTCGAGGACTCGCCGGAGCGCCTGCCGGTGCCCAACCTGGTCGGGCTGACCGAGCAGGAGGCGCGGCTGAAGATCGTCGACGCCGGACTCCGGGTCGGCGAGGTCGACCGCGAGCCGTCGGAGACGGTCGAGGCCGACCTGGTGATCTCGCAGGACCCCAACCGCGACGTGTTCGCCGACCCGGACTCGTCAGTCGACTTCGTGCTCTCGCTCGGCAGGCCCGAGGTCGAGGTGCCCTACGTCGTCGGCACCCTCCGCAAGGACGCGCGCGCCGCGATGATCGAGCAGGGCCTCAAGGTGCGCTTCGAGGAGGAGGACTCCGACGAGCCGCGCAACCAGGTGCTCAGCACCGCGCCGCCCGCCGGCACCTCCGTCGCCGACGGCACCACGATCACGATCGTCTACTCCGACGGCCCCGCGCAGGTGCCGGACGTGCGCGGGCTGCGCCAGGGCGAGGCGGAGCGGACCATCCGCGAGGCCGGCTTCGTGCCCGACGTACGCGTCGACGCGGCGTCGGTCGAGCCGCGGGGCACGGTCGTGGACCAGATCCCGGTGGGCGGCACCGCCGACCAGGGCAGCACGGTGACGATCTTCGTCTCCGCCTTCGTCGAGCCCACCGAGACACCGACCGAGACGCCGACCACCCCGACCGAGACGCCGACCGAGACCCCCACCACGCCGACCGAGACGCCGACGCTCCCGACGGAGACGCCGACCACGCCGACGCCACCGCGGGTCGCTCCCGGGACTACTCCGGGATCGGCGTCGCGTAGGTGA
- a CDS encoding serine/threonine protein kinase, with translation MSTLSPGGHVDGAGRYVLESRIATGGMGEVWAARDTVLGRAVAVKVLKPEYADDALFRTRFETEARHAAALHHPGIAAVFDYGAGSAPDGSGTPRPYLVMELVEGQPLSALLRPGAPLDAAATQDLLAQAADALGVAHAAGIVHRDVKPANLIVTPDRRVKVTDFGIARAAEGMALTETGQVLGTPAYISPEQAEGRTASAASDVYSLGVVAFECLVGRKPFVADTPVATAIAHLRNPVPELPDTVPADLVRVVRRSLAKAPEDRFADGSAFAAALRDPASVDGTATVAATPAVAPATQVIPAAAPAAAPAAATGATEPAAVAAPPPERERRTTPWPLVLGLVAVLAAVLLAFWLGTRDSDEPTDPASQDPAPSQTPGNTPSGTPTGTPTDTPSDTPSETPTETPTETPTETPTETPTETPTETPTETEPATVEVDPAAFVGRDAKDVEKELRDLGLTPERVEVANPGDQPEGVVVSVEPSGALQEGDTVTVSYWAKVPPGQQKDEEEGDEE, from the coding sequence GTGAGCACCCTCTCCCCCGGCGGCCACGTCGACGGCGCCGGCCGCTACGTCCTCGAGTCCCGCATCGCCACCGGCGGCATGGGCGAGGTCTGGGCGGCGCGCGACACCGTCCTCGGGCGCGCGGTCGCGGTCAAGGTCCTCAAGCCGGAGTACGCCGACGACGCGCTGTTCCGCACGCGCTTCGAGACCGAGGCCCGCCACGCCGCCGCGCTCCACCACCCCGGCATCGCCGCCGTCTTCGACTACGGCGCCGGCTCCGCCCCCGACGGGTCCGGCACCCCGCGTCCCTACCTCGTGATGGAGCTCGTCGAGGGCCAGCCGCTCTCGGCGCTGCTGCGACCGGGCGCGCCGCTCGACGCCGCGGCCACGCAGGACCTCCTCGCCCAGGCCGCCGACGCGCTCGGGGTCGCCCACGCCGCCGGCATCGTGCACCGCGACGTCAAGCCGGCCAACCTCATCGTCACCCCGGACCGGCGCGTCAAGGTGACCGACTTCGGCATCGCCCGGGCAGCCGAGGGGATGGCGCTCACCGAGACCGGCCAGGTCCTCGGCACCCCGGCCTACATCTCACCGGAGCAGGCCGAGGGCCGCACCGCAAGCGCGGCCTCCGACGTCTACTCCCTCGGCGTCGTCGCCTTCGAGTGCCTCGTCGGCCGCAAGCCCTTCGTCGCCGACACCCCGGTCGCCACCGCGATCGCCCACCTCCGCAACCCGGTGCCCGAGCTGCCCGACACGGTGCCCGCCGACCTCGTGCGCGTCGTACGCCGCTCGCTCGCCAAGGCGCCGGAGGACCGGTTCGCCGACGGCTCCGCCTTCGCCGCCGCCCTGCGCGACCCCGCCTCGGTGGACGGCACGGCCACCGTCGCCGCGACCCCCGCCGTCGCCCCCGCCACCCAGGTCATCCCCGCCGCTGCCCCCGCCGCTGCCCCCGCCGCTGCCACTGGTGCGACCGAGCCCGCGGCGGTCGCCGCGCCGCCGCCCGAGCGCGAGCGGCGTACGACGCCGTGGCCGCTCGTCCTCGGCCTCGTGGCCGTCCTGGCCGCCGTGCTGCTGGCCTTCTGGCTCGGCACGCGCGACTCCGACGAGCCCACGGACCCGGCGTCGCAGGACCCGGCTCCGTCCCAGACGCCCGGGAACACCCCGAGCGGGACGCCCACCGGGACACCGACCGACACGCCGTCGGACACCCCGAGCGAGACGCCCACCGAGACGCCCACCGAGACACCGACCGAGACACCGACCGAGACACCCACAGAGACACCCACGGAGACGCCGACCGAGACCGAGCCGGCCACCGTCGAGGTCGACCCGGCCGCGTTCGTCGGGCGGGACGCCAAGGACGTCGAGAAGGAGCTGCGCGACCTCGGGCTGACCCCCGAGCGCGTGGAGGTGGCGAATCCCGGTGACCAGCCGGAGGGCGTCGTCGTGTCGGTCGAGCCCAGTGGGGCGCTCCAGGAGGGTGACACGGTGACGGTGAGCTACTGGGCCAAGGTGCCACCGGGTCAGCAGAAGGACGAGGAAGAGGGCGACGAGGAATGA
- a CDS encoding peptidoglycan D,D-transpeptidase FtsI family protein, with translation MNKPIRVVSVFCLVLFLALLVNSTYLMYVRADDLSDDPRNRRVITAAYSRERGAILVGNDAIARSVPSDDRYEFQRTYTQPLKYAPVTGYFSFYGQTGIERSQNAVLSGDDSRLFVTRLVDMLSNSDPQGGNVQLTIDAAAQDAAWEGLENLPGDAQGAVVALEPTTGRVLAMASTPTFDPNNLASHDFGAVRDLSVELNNDPRQPLINRGIGTTLPPGSTFKLVTAAAAIESGDYDADSMVPGGFRFQLPQSTTSVGNYDGGDCGGRRITLTQALQVSCNVTFLSLANELGVEAMADQAEAFGFNSTSLEDLGGQATSLYPRDMDPPQTALSGIGQSNVTATPLQMAMVVAAIANDGDVMRPYVVDEVRAPNLSVLDRTDPETISKAISSTTADELTRMMVETVSSGTATPAQIPGVEVAGKTGTAQSTPDRPPYAWFVSFAPADEPQVAVAVLVQSSDTSRSEIAGGRLGGPIAKAVMEAVISQ, from the coding sequence GTGAACAAGCCCATCCGCGTCGTGTCGGTCTTCTGCCTGGTGCTCTTCCTCGCACTCCTGGTCAACTCGACCTACCTGATGTACGTCCGCGCCGACGACCTGTCCGACGATCCGCGCAACCGCCGGGTCATCACCGCGGCCTACTCGCGCGAGCGCGGCGCGATCCTCGTCGGCAACGACGCGATCGCGCGCAGCGTGCCGTCCGACGACAGGTACGAGTTCCAGCGCACCTACACCCAGCCGCTCAAGTACGCCCCCGTCACCGGCTACTTCTCCTTCTACGGCCAGACCGGCATCGAGCGGTCGCAGAACGCCGTGCTGTCCGGCGACGACTCGCGGCTGTTCGTCACGCGGCTGGTCGACATGCTCAGCAACAGCGACCCCCAGGGCGGCAACGTCCAGCTGACGATCGACGCCGCCGCGCAGGACGCCGCGTGGGAGGGCCTGGAGAACCTGCCGGGCGACGCCCAGGGCGCGGTCGTGGCGCTCGAGCCGACGACCGGACGCGTGCTGGCGATGGCCTCGACTCCGACCTTCGACCCCAACAACCTCGCCTCGCACGACTTCGGGGCGGTGCGCGACCTGAGCGTCGAGCTCAACAACGACCCGCGGCAGCCGCTCATCAACCGCGGCATCGGCACGACGCTGCCGCCGGGGTCGACGTTCAAGCTGGTCACCGCCGCGGCCGCGATCGAGTCGGGCGACTACGACGCCGACTCGATGGTGCCCGGCGGGTTCCGGTTCCAGCTGCCGCAGTCCACCACGTCGGTCGGCAACTACGACGGCGGCGACTGCGGCGGGCGCCGGATCACCCTCACCCAGGCCCTCCAGGTCTCGTGCAACGTGACCTTCCTCAGCCTGGCCAACGAGCTGGGCGTCGAGGCGATGGCCGACCAGGCGGAGGCGTTCGGCTTCAACTCCACCTCGCTCGAGGACCTCGGGGGCCAGGCCACGTCGCTCTACCCCCGCGACATGGACCCGCCGCAGACCGCGCTGTCCGGCATCGGCCAGTCCAACGTGACGGCGACCCCGCTGCAGATGGCGATGGTCGTCGCCGCCATCGCCAACGACGGCGACGTGATGCGCCCCTACGTCGTCGACGAGGTGCGCGCGCCGAACCTCTCGGTGCTCGACCGCACCGACCCCGAGACGATCAGCAAGGCCATCTCCAGCACGACAGCCGACGAGCTGACCCGGATGATGGTGGAGACCGTCAGCTCCGGCACCGCCACGCCGGCGCAGATCCCGGGTGTCGAGGTCGCCGGCAAGACCGGCACCGCCCAGTCCACGCCGGACCGCCCGCCGTACGCCTGGTTCGTCTCCTTCGCCCCGGCCGACGAGCCGCAGGTCGCCGTCGCCGTGCTGGTGCAGTCCAGCGACACCTCCCGCAGCGAGATCGCCGGCGGCCGGCTCGGCGGCCCGATCGCCAAGGCGGTCATGGAGGCGGTGATCAGCCAGTGA
- a CDS encoding FtsW/RodA/SpoVE family cell cycle protein produces the protein MSQNGALMGFVHRRRRGAELFLLVLALAVGIGAYAAVGLGVEGVVPADLAGYGGWLTALIVVAHVTVRIVAPYADPVLLPLVAALNGLGLAILRRLDLTYEANGLDQHTFARQQLTWMTLGVILFVATLVLLRDHRSLQRLTYTSGLAGILLLILPFLPVIGGEINGARIWINVAGFSFQPGEVAKVLLVVAFSGYLVLHRDALALAGRRVVFVDLPRGRDLGPILAMFGVSMMILVLQNDLGSSLLFFGLFLAMLYVATERPGWLVVGGLLFAAGALAAYTFVGNVQNRFNFWLHPMDYYEASPGSGQLVEAMFGMGWGGLIGRGLGNGFPERVPFAYSDFILSTVGEELGLTAVMAIVLCYGLIVERALRIALISRDGFGKLMALGLGAIIALQVFVVIGGVTGLIPLTGLTTPFLSYGGSSLVANWVVVALLLRISDQARRPAPRLDPVDDSVADSESTQVVKLR, from the coding sequence ATGAGCCAGAACGGTGCCCTCATGGGCTTCGTGCACCGGCGCCGCCGGGGCGCGGAGCTGTTCCTGCTCGTCCTGGCGCTGGCCGTCGGGATCGGGGCGTACGCCGCCGTCGGCCTCGGCGTCGAGGGAGTGGTCCCGGCCGACCTGGCCGGCTACGGCGGGTGGCTGACCGCCCTCATCGTGGTGGCCCACGTGACCGTGCGCATCGTCGCGCCCTACGCCGACCCCGTGCTGCTGCCGCTCGTCGCGGCGCTCAACGGCCTCGGCCTCGCCATCCTGCGCCGCCTCGACCTCACCTACGAGGCCAACGGGCTCGACCAGCACACGTTCGCCCGCCAGCAGCTGACGTGGATGACGCTCGGCGTGATCCTCTTCGTCGCCACCCTCGTCCTGCTGCGCGACCACCGCTCCCTGCAGCGGCTCACCTACACCTCCGGCCTGGCCGGCATCCTGCTGCTCATCCTGCCGTTCCTGCCCGTCATCGGCGGCGAGATCAACGGCGCCCGGATCTGGATCAACGTCGCCGGCTTCAGCTTCCAGCCCGGCGAGGTCGCCAAGGTGCTGCTCGTCGTCGCCTTCTCCGGCTACCTCGTGCTGCACCGCGACGCCCTGGCGCTCGCGGGGCGGCGGGTGGTCTTCGTCGACCTGCCCCGGGGTCGCGACCTCGGCCCGATCCTGGCGATGTTCGGCGTCTCGATGATGATCCTGGTCCTGCAGAACGACCTCGGGTCGTCGCTGCTGTTCTTCGGGCTGTTCCTCGCCATGCTCTACGTCGCCACCGAGCGGCCCGGCTGGCTGGTCGTCGGCGGACTGCTGTTCGCCGCCGGCGCGCTGGCGGCGTACACCTTCGTCGGCAACGTGCAGAACCGCTTCAACTTCTGGCTGCACCCGATGGACTACTACGAGGCGTCCCCCGGCAGCGGCCAGCTCGTCGAGGCGATGTTCGGCATGGGCTGGGGCGGGCTGATCGGCCGCGGTCTGGGCAACGGCTTCCCGGAGCGGGTGCCGTTCGCCTACTCCGACTTCATCCTCTCCACCGTCGGCGAGGAGCTCGGGCTGACCGCGGTCATGGCGATCGTGCTCTGCTACGGCCTCATCGTGGAGCGGGCGCTGCGCATCGCGCTGATCTCGCGCGACGGCTTCGGCAAGCTGATGGCGCTGGGGCTGGGCGCGATCATCGCGCTGCAGGTGTTCGTCGTGATCGGCGGCGTCACCGGGCTCATCCCGCTGACCGGCCTGACCACCCCGTTCCTCTCCTACGGCGGCTCCTCGCTGGTGGCCAACTGGGTGGTCGTCGCCCTGCTGCTGCGCATCTCCGACCAGGCCCGGCGCCCCGCTCCGCGCCTGGACCCGGTCGACGACTCGGTGGCCGACAGCGAGAGCACCCAGGTGGTGAAGCTGCGGTGA
- a CDS encoding PP2C family protein-serine/threonine phosphatase, which produces MYLHYSAISDVGRVRRENQDSGYAGPWLLTVCDGVGGAVRGDLASSTAVQALRKLDQEPDDDILGQVAGGVHRADDRIAELVEEDPALNGTSTTATIALFDGRRFGIGHIGDSRAYLYRHGELRQLTHDHTFVQSLIDEGRITEEQSRSHPHRNLILKALDGIRHEEPDLFEVPAEPGDRIFICSDGACGTLSPERMADILSTGTPDFAAVEMVRASLEAGSTDNVTCIVADVAEEAPDADLQPLLVGAAADLPRRMPLGGAVGGLFRGHRSGDTGEIPPVPADVPAGAFAADPIDPEAARYAPRPPGRYAWLRRLLVAAILLGLAWVVLAAGWSWSQQQFYVAEHDGRVAIFRGIDADLPGLSLSHPYELTDVDLDLLSEIDAEAVRDGIESDDLDDARLTVDNYAARQDVSSE; this is translated from the coding sequence ATGTACCTCCACTACTCGGCGATCTCGGACGTCGGGCGCGTACGCCGCGAGAACCAGGACAGCGGCTACGCCGGGCCCTGGCTCCTCACCGTCTGCGACGGCGTCGGCGGCGCCGTACGCGGTGACCTCGCCTCGAGCACCGCCGTCCAGGCGCTGCGCAAGCTCGACCAGGAGCCCGACGACGACATCCTCGGCCAGGTCGCCGGCGGCGTGCACCGTGCCGACGACCGGATCGCGGAGCTGGTGGAGGAGGACCCCGCCCTCAACGGCACCTCGACCACCGCGACCATCGCGCTCTTCGACGGCCGCCGCTTCGGGATCGGCCACATCGGCGACAGCCGGGCCTACCTCTACCGCCACGGCGAGCTGCGCCAGCTCACCCACGACCACACCTTCGTCCAGTCCCTCATCGACGAGGGCCGCATCACCGAGGAGCAGTCGCGGAGCCACCCGCACCGCAACCTCATCCTCAAGGCGCTCGACGGCATCCGCCACGAGGAGCCCGACCTGTTCGAGGTCCCGGCCGAGCCCGGCGACCGCATCTTCATCTGCAGCGACGGCGCCTGCGGCACGCTGAGCCCGGAGCGGATGGCTGACATCCTCTCGACCGGCACCCCCGACTTCGCCGCCGTCGAGATGGTGCGCGCCAGCCTCGAGGCCGGCAGCACCGACAACGTGACCTGCATCGTGGCCGACGTCGCCGAGGAGGCACCCGACGCGGACCTCCAGCCGCTGCTGGTGGGGGCGGCGGCCGACCTGCCGCGGCGGATGCCGCTCGGCGGCGCCGTCGGCGGCCTGTTCCGCGGGCACCGCTCCGGCGACACCGGCGAGATCCCGCCCGTGCCGGCCGACGTGCCGGCTGGAGCCTTCGCCGCCGACCCGATCGACCCCGAGGCCGCCCGCTACGCCCCGCGGCCCCCGGGCCGCTACGCGTGGCTGCGCCGGCTGCTGGTCGCCGCCATCCTGCTCGGCCTGGCCTGGGTCGTCCTCGCAGCGGGCTGGTCGTGGAGCCAGCAGCAGTTCTACGTCGCCGAGCACGACGGCCGGGTCGCGATCTTCCGCGGCATCGACGCCGACCTGCCCGGCCTCTCGCTGTCCCACCCCTACGAGCTCACCGACGTCGACCTCGACCTGCTCAGCGAGATCGACGCCGAAGCGGTGCGTGACGGCATCGAGTCCGACGACCTCGACGACGCCCGGCTGACCGTGGACAACTACGCGGCGCGCCAGGACGTCAGCTCGGAGTGA
- a CDS encoding FHA domain-containing protein FhaB/FipA, with amino-acid sequence MSELTLFLVRLAFLAILWIFVLSAISVIRSDMFGARVPETARGGAPAPSGRKSGKAPKVRKPRRGAPTHLLVVDGENSGIRAELADAPLLIGRGSDAAIKLDDDYVSTRHARVVASGDEWFVEDLGSTNGTYVGPVRITQPTTIGIGTQVRVGKTILELRK; translated from the coding sequence ATGTCTGAGCTGACCCTGTTCCTCGTCCGCCTGGCCTTCCTGGCCATCCTCTGGATCTTCGTCCTCTCGGCGATCTCGGTGATCCGCTCCGACATGTTCGGCGCCCGGGTGCCCGAGACCGCGCGCGGTGGCGCGCCCGCGCCCTCCGGTCGCAAGTCCGGCAAGGCCCCCAAGGTTCGGAAGCCCCGCCGCGGCGCCCCCACCCACCTCCTCGTGGTCGACGGCGAGAACAGCGGCATCCGCGCCGAGCTGGCCGACGCGCCCCTCCTCATCGGTCGGGGCAGCGATGCAGCGATCAAGCTCGACGACGACTACGTCTCCACCCGCCACGCCCGGGTGGTGGCCAGCGGCGACGAGTGGTTCGTGGAGGACCTCGGCTCGACCAACGGCACCTACGTCGGCCCCGTCCGGATCACGCAGCCGACCACCATCGGCATCGGCACCCAGGTCCGCGTCGGCAAGACGATCCTGGAGCTGCGCAAGTGA